Proteins encoded in a region of the Paenibacillus sp. E222 genome:
- a CDS encoding cation:proton antiporter, giving the protein MDMLIFEVGIAVALITLTGLISARLRFSVIPFYILIGMAVGPHAPQIGIVDLRFIESSSFIEFMGRLGILFLLFYLGLEFSVSRLLKSGKAILTGGMFYVGLNFASGLLLGWFMELPLKETLVVCGIMTSSSTAIVAKVLVDLKRTANPETEIIMGMIMFDDLFIAIHISILTGLVLSGATSFLSVLLVSLSALLFIVLFLIIGRKCIKYIDKALNIKSSELFLLTVMTLLFLVAGFSETLHVAEAIGALMMGLVLGESRHASRIEHQIMPFKDFFGAIFFFSFGLTIEPSSLGGAVGMTLIAVVLTIASNYGAGMIAGRLAGMTPKASLNVGFTLVSRGEFSIIMANIGKAGGLMASIQSFAVLYVLILAVLGPILTKESPWIYSQYARLRKRMKRRQTE; this is encoded by the coding sequence ATGGATATGCTCATATTCGAAGTGGGAATTGCCGTTGCGCTGATTACACTTACGGGGCTAATATCTGCACGATTACGATTCTCGGTCATTCCTTTCTATATTCTGATTGGTATGGCTGTTGGACCGCATGCACCACAGATTGGCATTGTGGATTTACGTTTTATCGAAAGCTCATCCTTTATTGAATTTATGGGCAGGCTGGGCATTCTGTTTTTACTCTTTTATCTGGGACTTGAATTTTCGGTATCCCGTCTATTGAAGTCAGGTAAAGCCATTCTGACCGGAGGTATGTTCTACGTTGGCCTAAATTTTGCTTCCGGTCTGCTGCTGGGATGGTTCATGGAGCTGCCACTTAAGGAAACGTTGGTTGTCTGTGGTATCATGACGAGTTCTTCCACAGCTATTGTGGCTAAAGTACTCGTGGATCTGAAGCGAACGGCGAACCCGGAGACGGAGATTATTATGGGCATGATCATGTTTGATGATCTGTTCATCGCCATTCATATCTCCATCCTGACGGGACTTGTGCTTAGTGGGGCTACCTCATTCCTCAGCGTCCTGCTTGTATCCCTGTCCGCACTGCTATTTATTGTGCTATTTCTGATCATAGGCAGGAAATGCATCAAGTATATCGATAAGGCACTCAACATCAAGTCATCGGAGTTATTTCTGCTTACGGTTATGACGCTGCTCTTTCTGGTGGCGGGTTTCTCGGAAACATTGCATGTAGCCGAGGCGATTGGAGCTCTGATGATGGGGCTGGTTCTGGGAGAATCGAGACATGCCAGCCGAATTGAGCATCAGATCATGCCGTTCAAAGATTTCTTTGGAGCCATCTTCTTTTTCAGCTTTGGCCTGACCATTGAACCTTCCTCTCTCGGCGGAGCCGTTGGCATGACGCTCATTGCGGTGGTTCTGACGATTGCCAGCAACTACGGAGCAGGAATGATCGCTGGAAGACTGGCGGGGATGACTCCCAAGGCTTCTCTCAATGTGGGGTTCACGCTCGTATCCCGTGGAGAGTTCTCCATCATTATGGCGAACATCGGCAAGGCAGGAGGCCTGATGGCTTCCATACAGTCTTTTGCCGTGTTATATGTGTTAATTCTGGCGGTGCTCGGCCCGATTCTGACAAAAGAATCACCCTGGATCTACAGTCAATATGCCCGCTTGAGGAAAAGAATGAAACGAAGGCAGACAGAGTGA
- a CDS encoding response regulator transcription factor has protein sequence MTNILIIEDETTIAELERDYFELNGFSVELCHNGDEGLKLALEGSYNLIIVDLMLPGLDGFECCRRIREVKEVPILVVSAKKEEIDKIRTFNLGVDDFITKPFSPSELVARAKAHLTRYERLLGKSKPAEQDEIHIRGLHIDKGARRVFANGEEVAITTKEFDLLVFLASHPNRVFSKSDLFERIWSMDSSGDIATVTVHIRKLRGKLEADPKNPEYIETVWGAGYRFTV, from the coding sequence ATGACAAACATTTTGATTATTGAGGACGAAACAACGATTGCGGAACTGGAACGGGACTATTTCGAACTCAACGGGTTTTCTGTAGAGCTCTGCCACAACGGAGATGAAGGGCTGAAGCTGGCTCTGGAGGGGAGTTACAATCTGATTATAGTTGATCTGATGCTGCCGGGACTGGACGGCTTCGAATGTTGCAGGCGCATTCGTGAAGTGAAAGAGGTGCCGATCCTTGTGGTCTCCGCGAAAAAGGAGGAGATCGATAAGATTAGAACGTTCAATTTGGGTGTTGATGATTTTATTACGAAGCCGTTCAGCCCAAGCGAGTTGGTTGCAAGAGCGAAGGCTCATTTGACCCGATACGAGAGATTGCTTGGCAAAAGCAAACCAGCCGAACAGGATGAAATTCACATTCGCGGGCTTCATATCGACAAGGGAGCGCGCCGCGTTTTTGCTAATGGCGAAGAGGTAGCAATTACAACCAAAGAATTCGATCTACTCGTATTTCTTGCGAGTCATCCCAACCGTGTATTCAGCAAATCGGATCTGTTCGAGCGGATCTGGAGCATGGATTCCAGCGGGGATATTGCGACGGTTACCGTTCATATTCGCAAATTGCGTGGGAAGCTGGAGGCAGACCCCAAAAATCCGGAGTACATTGAAACCGTTTGGGGCGCGGGTTACCGATTCACCGTATAA
- a CDS encoding PhzF family phenazine biosynthesis protein has protein sequence MEIEVSTLHAFSDKPLGGNPAGVVLQAEHLSDSQMQKIARQVGFSETAFVMPSDQADFKVRYFTPSDEVDLCGHATIALFYLMKAQHIVDVGVYTLETLAGILEVVVQNNGEVYLSQTLPEFGELIDRQDIADSLSISTHDLHAELPVQIVSTGLRDILIAVNHVDVLSKIIPDLQLIAKMSKANHVVGYHVFALEPDEESTLAECRNFAPLYDIPEESATGTSNGALLCYLHKYNQLSDPHDTTYTIRQGYTMDRPSEIRARLTLGISNEITKIQVGGVAVHIENIRIQLS, from the coding sequence GTGGAAATTGAAGTAAGTACATTACATGCATTTTCGGACAAGCCTCTCGGTGGAAACCCCGCAGGCGTTGTTTTACAAGCAGAACATTTATCAGACTCTCAGATGCAGAAGATTGCCAGACAAGTCGGATTTTCAGAGACCGCGTTTGTTATGCCATCGGATCAGGCTGATTTCAAAGTTCGTTACTTCACCCCTAGTGATGAAGTTGATCTATGTGGACATGCAACGATTGCCTTATTTTATTTAATGAAAGCACAGCATATCGTTGATGTAGGTGTATACACGTTGGAGACGTTAGCCGGAATACTTGAAGTCGTTGTCCAGAACAATGGTGAAGTCTATCTGTCTCAGACACTTCCGGAGTTCGGAGAGCTCATTGACCGACAAGACATTGCAGATTCTCTGAGTATTTCTACACATGATTTACATGCCGAACTACCTGTACAGATCGTATCTACCGGATTGCGCGATATCTTGATTGCGGTTAACCATGTTGATGTTCTGTCAAAAATCATTCCTGATCTTCAGCTTATCGCTAAAATGAGCAAAGCTAACCATGTCGTAGGTTATCACGTATTTGCACTTGAACCAGATGAAGAGAGCACTCTGGCAGAATGCCGGAATTTTGCTCCCCTCTACGATATCCCGGAAGAGAGCGCAACAGGTACATCTAACGGTGCTTTACTCTGTTATTTACATAAATACAATCAACTTTCAGATCCCCACGATACAACCTATACGATTAGACAAGGATACACCATGGACCGCCCCTCGGAGATTCGAGCGAGATTAACACTGGGCATTTCCAATGAAATTACAAAGATTCAAGTGGGTGGGGTCGCGGTTCATATAGAGAACATTCGAATTCAACTTTCATGA
- a CDS encoding alpha/beta hydrolase: MDNLPSYHSSHHYWKQYQAFFPEQFRLGDHANPEEEWWELNGVHLHIDRLPAPDSPIKILFIHGAGGNGRLLAPYARMLQLRGYEVISPDLPPYGLSYPLPGTRLNYELWIKLLVSLADREFRKDGKPIVALGSSIGGMLAYHTSARSEHVQGLIVTTFVDTSDADMRDQLAPNRLVSRWGKRMMDQFPALLDHMRISVKQVSRMQLITNNSDLTRLIMNDPQAAATRVPLELLRTFLNKNPEVDPEQFDQCPVLLVHPELDPMTPLRFSQSFFDRLKVEKECVVLEGAGHFPIEQPGLNQLEQAVLRFLHQIQAQHS, translated from the coding sequence ATGGATAATCTGCCTTCATATCATTCATCACATCATTATTGGAAACAGTATCAAGCCTTCTTCCCGGAACAATTCAGGCTAGGGGACCATGCGAATCCTGAAGAGGAGTGGTGGGAATTGAACGGGGTTCATCTGCACATCGATCGTCTGCCCGCGCCCGATTCGCCGATCAAAATTCTGTTCATTCATGGAGCCGGAGGCAATGGCAGGTTGCTCGCTCCTTATGCTCGAATGTTGCAGCTCCGAGGCTATGAGGTCATATCGCCAGATCTTCCACCGTATGGACTGAGCTATCCGTTGCCTGGGACACGCCTCAATTATGAACTATGGATCAAGCTGCTTGTTTCACTCGCTGATCGGGAATTTAGGAAAGACGGCAAGCCGATCGTGGCGTTGGGAAGCAGCATCGGAGGCATGCTGGCTTATCACACGAGTGCACGCAGTGAGCACGTACAAGGCTTGATCGTAACCACTTTTGTGGACACGAGTGATGCTGATATGCGTGACCAGCTTGCACCAAACCGTCTGGTGAGCCGATGGGGCAAACGTATGATGGATCAGTTTCCTGCTTTACTGGATCATATGCGGATCTCTGTGAAGCAAGTATCACGTATGCAGCTGATTACCAATAATTCGGATTTGACCCGACTTATTATGAATGATCCACAGGCGGCAGCGACACGTGTACCGTTGGAACTGTTAAGAACATTCCTGAATAAGAATCCGGAGGTAGACCCGGAACAGTTTGACCAATGTCCTGTACTGCTGGTTCACCCCGAACTGGACCCGATGACACCATTACGGTTCAGCCAATCTTTTTTTGATCGATTGAAGGTGGAAAAGGAATGCGTAGTATTGGAAGGAGCGGGCCACTTCCCTATAGAACAGCCAGGGCTGAATCAATTGGAGCAAGCCGTGTTACGATTTTTACATCAGATTCAAGCACAGCATTCATGA
- a CDS encoding NADP-dependent oxidoreductase: MKAIVIEKFGGAEQLKEKEMPKPACGVNQVLIRIHATSVNPVDFKVRQGHMKEAADSFPLILGGDVAGTVTEAGSNVARFRAGDRVFARPRHFGTYAEYVAVDADIIARIPENLSFEEAAAIPLAAMTAWQALVDHGRLAKGQKVLIHAGAGGVGTYAIQIAKYLGAEVSSTASESNEELLRSLGVDHFINYKKEDFSEILSGYDVVLDTMGGDIQRDSFKVLKPGGHLISLVEQPDETLAKETGVTANVFMMEPKGDQLDQLAELAAEGKLRPIIDEIYPLSEQGLREAHEKSETHHTRGKLVIRVE; the protein is encoded by the coding sequence ATGAAAGCAATTGTGATTGAAAAGTTCGGTGGAGCGGAACAATTGAAGGAAAAGGAAATGCCCAAGCCGGCCTGTGGAGTGAATCAGGTGCTGATCCGCATTCATGCTACTTCTGTGAACCCGGTGGATTTCAAAGTCAGACAAGGGCATATGAAAGAGGCAGCGGATTCTTTCCCACTAATATTGGGCGGGGATGTTGCCGGTACGGTGACTGAAGCGGGTTCAAATGTGGCAAGGTTCAGAGCGGGAGATCGTGTATTTGCCCGTCCTCGTCATTTCGGGACCTATGCAGAATATGTGGCCGTGGATGCGGACATCATTGCCCGTATCCCAGAAAATCTGAGCTTCGAGGAAGCAGCTGCCATACCGCTAGCAGCCATGACGGCCTGGCAGGCACTTGTCGACCATGGACGACTTGCCAAAGGGCAGAAGGTTCTCATTCATGCGGGAGCAGGTGGTGTAGGAACCTATGCCATCCAGATTGCCAAATATCTTGGCGCTGAAGTGTCCTCCACCGCAAGTGAATCGAATGAGGAATTGCTTCGTTCGCTGGGAGTGGACCATTTCATCAATTATAAAAAAGAAGACTTCTCGGAAATTCTCTCGGGGTACGATGTCGTGCTGGACACGATGGGTGGCGACATTCAGCGTGATAGCTTCAAGGTATTAAAGCCCGGTGGGCATCTGATATCGCTGGTGGAACAGCCGGATGAAACGCTGGCTAAGGAAACTGGTGTAACCGCCAATGTGTTCATGATGGAACCCAAAGGGGACCAACTCGATCAGTTGGCCGAGCTCGCTGCTGAGGGCAAGCTGAGACCCATCATTGATGAGATATACCCCTTGAGTGAACAAGGACTGCGTGAAGCGCACGAAAAAAGCGAAACCCATCACACACGCGGGAAACTGGTCATTCGAGTAGAATAG
- a CDS encoding cyclase family protein yields the protein MSNELIQAIQLLKEKKWVDLTHTFGPESPHFSAFDAAQFDTLFNHDQGFFAQSFRFPGQYGTHLDAPIHFVRDTRYLDELGLKELVLPLVVIDQSEAVESNPDFTLDVEHILEFEKEHGVIEAGSFVALRTDWSRRWPSHEAFDNKDAEGNSHAPGWSVSALMFLFEERKIQAIGHETFDTDSAVDYQKNGALLAEYYVLARDTYQVELLTNLDQVPAKGAVIFNIVPKAEKASGFPVRSFAILP from the coding sequence ATGTCCAATGAACTCATTCAAGCGATTCAATTATTAAAAGAAAAGAAGTGGGTGGATCTGACCCATACGTTTGGACCGGAATCTCCACATTTCTCAGCTTTTGATGCGGCACAATTCGATACGTTGTTTAATCACGATCAAGGCTTCTTCGCCCAGAGTTTCAGGTTTCCCGGTCAATATGGGACGCATCTCGATGCGCCAATTCACTTTGTGCGGGATACCCGGTATCTCGATGAACTGGGCTTAAAGGAGCTTGTGCTACCGCTGGTGGTCATTGATCAATCTGAGGCTGTAGAGAGCAATCCGGATTTCACGCTGGATGTCGAGCATATTCTTGAGTTTGAAAAAGAGCATGGCGTTATTGAAGCTGGCAGCTTTGTAGCACTGCGTACCGATTGGAGCAGACGCTGGCCCAGTCATGAAGCATTCGACAACAAGGATGCTGAGGGCAACAGTCATGCACCCGGATGGTCAGTCAGTGCGCTAATGTTTTTATTCGAGGAAAGAAAAATACAGGCGATCGGCCATGAGACCTTCGACACTGATTCAGCTGTAGACTATCAAAAGAACGGGGCACTTCTGGCAGAATATTATGTACTTGCCCGGGATACATATCAGGTAGAGCTGTTAACGAATCTGGATCAGGTACCAGCTAAAGGTGCGGTGATCTTCAATATCGTACCTAAGGCAGAAAAGGCGTCCGGCTTTCCAGTACGCTCGTTTGCCATTTTACCGTAA
- a CDS encoding nucleotidyltransferase domain-containing protein — protein sequence MIDVFAVSDIIVKHIKTHYPQDVAIVGYYGSYLQGRATERSDLDFFFIPATARGREVECQFMIEGISFDFWPIGWGRAERMATSEEWNTTIIADCELLYVRSDDDLARFMELRETISKMGSKSNASDMISKAESVLKECFISIAKMRLSKNTKDLSYCRTHAQKIAGNIFMSLGFLNQIYYKRSWGHYREQVRNLPIKPDQLDPYLDTMMFSLSPDEIVSACENLTADTLGLISERQNSQEETRSYKEQLRGYYEEEKGMVNKLLTACEKGHYETAFFVAIGLQDGLSRILYAAEKGRWPGMMDLGEHREFYVNYGYPDLVALLNPNDFEPLRLAVLQLIDQLENHLKREGVSINQFDSVAEFESFYINRV from the coding sequence ATGATTGATGTTTTTGCTGTATCAGACATAATTGTAAAACATATTAAGACTCATTATCCTCAAGATGTTGCAATTGTCGGATATTACGGATCATATTTGCAGGGGCGAGCGACTGAACGTTCGGATTTGGATTTCTTCTTCATTCCGGCGACAGCCAGGGGTAGAGAAGTGGAGTGCCAGTTTATGATCGAAGGCATAAGTTTTGATTTCTGGCCCATCGGATGGGGTCGTGCTGAAAGAATGGCAACATCTGAAGAATGGAATACGACGATTATAGCAGATTGTGAATTGTTATATGTCCGATCAGATGATGATCTGGCCAGGTTCATGGAACTTCGCGAAACAATATCCAAGATGGGGAGTAAATCCAACGCATCGGATATGATCAGCAAAGCTGAGTCCGTATTAAAGGAATGCTTTATCAGCATAGCTAAAATGCGTCTTTCCAAAAACACCAAGGACCTGTCCTATTGTCGAACCCACGCTCAAAAGATTGCGGGAAACATTTTCATGTCGCTTGGCTTTTTGAACCAAATTTACTATAAACGCAGTTGGGGTCACTATCGTGAGCAAGTTAGAAATCTTCCCATTAAACCGGATCAACTGGACCCATACCTTGATACAATGATGTTCAGCCTTTCTCCAGATGAAATAGTATCAGCGTGCGAGAATCTGACAGCGGATACACTTGGTCTCATATCGGAGCGACAAAACAGCCAAGAAGAGACTCGCTCTTATAAAGAGCAACTGCGAGGGTACTACGAAGAGGAAAAAGGGATGGTGAATAAACTGTTAACTGCGTGCGAAAAAGGCCATTACGAAACAGCCTTCTTCGTTGCTATTGGGCTGCAAGACGGGTTATCCCGAATATTGTATGCGGCGGAAAAGGGGCGTTGGCCTGGTATGATGGACTTGGGTGAGCATCGCGAATTTTACGTTAATTATGGGTATCCAGATCTGGTTGCACTGTTAAATCCAAACGATTTTGAACCATTACGATTAGCCGTCCTGCAGCTTATAGATCAGTTGGAGAATCATCTCAAAAGAGAAGGCGTATCTATCAACCAGTTCGACTCTGTTGCTGAGTTCGAATCATTTTACATAAACCGAGTTTGA
- a CDS encoding HAMP domain-containing sensor histidine kinase — protein MSIRIKMLLSFTGMLVISLLFILLTASLYTIAATGDLQGFRDIYKVHYQVNPLTEQGESIFQEMKFLAKNDPDELQNKVLLREYDMKLRAEKSGLYVRRENNQIFESLTFNQPELKQALPAYDLNNYQIRSTFNISERFYAYAKFDFKYSDGERGSIFVIRERSPFAELTRKLLPVMSVLLIGVLIIANLLLFRWITRSFIKPLNQLRSSAEHIKDGNLTFKLQLNSNDEVGQLSEAFESMRNQLQRSNELRQQDEANRRELISNISHDLRTPITNIKGYIEGIRDGVANTPEKMESYVNIIHSKAVSMDKLVDELFLYSKLDLNQEPFLFKVVDLVDFLEDSIEELRYDLEDKGVALDWDNRASGSVMASVDLDKLKRTVVNVVDNALKYMENEQKRFGITLEADAEWITMAFKDNGSGIPEEALPYIFERFYRAEQSRNSSTGGSGLGLAIARQIIDGHGGFIWAESKPNDGTIIYIKLKRLNEEEGLMGK, from the coding sequence ATGTCCATTCGAATAAAAATGTTGCTGTCCTTTACGGGTATGCTCGTCATAAGTTTGCTGTTCATCCTGCTTACGGCTAGTCTGTATACGATTGCTGCAACAGGCGATCTGCAGGGGTTTCGCGATATTTACAAAGTACATTATCAGGTGAATCCACTCACCGAACAGGGAGAATCGATCTTTCAAGAGATGAAGTTTCTGGCCAAAAATGATCCGGACGAGCTGCAGAACAAGGTTTTGCTGCGCGAGTACGACATGAAGCTTCGAGCCGAGAAGTCGGGGCTCTACGTCAGACGGGAGAATAACCAGATCTTCGAATCGTTGACCTTCAACCAGCCAGAACTGAAGCAAGCACTGCCTGCCTATGATCTTAACAATTATCAGATTCGGAGTACCTTTAACATCAGTGAACGATTCTATGCGTATGCGAAATTTGATTTTAAATATTCAGATGGAGAACGGGGAAGTATCTTCGTCATTCGGGAGAGAAGCCCATTTGCTGAACTTACTCGCAAGCTGCTGCCTGTGATGTCAGTTTTGCTCATCGGGGTCCTCATCATTGCGAACCTGCTCTTGTTCCGCTGGATCACCCGCAGCTTCATTAAACCATTGAATCAACTACGGAGTTCAGCCGAACATATCAAGGACGGAAATCTGACCTTCAAGCTTCAGCTTAACTCCAATGATGAGGTTGGACAGCTCAGCGAAGCGTTTGAGAGCATGCGGAATCAATTGCAACGCTCCAATGAGTTGCGCCAGCAGGACGAGGCGAACCGCCGAGAACTCATCTCCAACATTTCGCATGACCTTCGTACCCCGATCACCAATATTAAAGGTTATATTGAGGGAATTCGTGATGGAGTGGCCAACACTCCGGAAAAAATGGAATCATACGTCAATATCATTCACTCCAAAGCAGTCAGCATGGATAAGCTGGTGGATGAACTGTTTCTGTACTCAAAGCTCGACTTGAATCAGGAACCCTTCCTGTTTAAAGTGGTAGATCTTGTCGATTTCCTGGAAGACAGCATTGAAGAGCTGAGATACGATCTGGAGGACAAAGGAGTGGCTTTGGATTGGGATAATCGGGCCTCTGGTTCGGTCATGGCTTCTGTGGATCTGGATAAATTAAAACGCACCGTTGTCAATGTAGTGGATAATGCACTTAAATATATGGAGAATGAACAAAAACGATTTGGCATTACACTTGAAGCAGATGCAGAGTGGATTACGATGGCCTTTAAAGATAATGGTAGCGGAATACCGGAAGAGGCGCTGCCTTATATATTTGAACGCTTTTATCGGGCAGAACAATCTCGCAACTCCTCAACAGGCGGAAGTGGATTGGGACTGGCGATTGCCCGCCAAATCATCGATGGACACGGAGGTTTCATCTGGGCCGAAAGCAAACCCAATGACGGCACAATCATTTATATCAAACTAAAACGGCTAAATGAAGAGGAGGGGCTGATGGGAAAATGA
- a CDS encoding type 1 glutamine amidotransferase family protein, translating to MHTKKAYLYVFDTMSDWEVGYLIAELNSGRYFKKGLAPIEVVAVGVDKSPVTTMGGLEILPHISVAECMVESTDVLILPGGNTWMESIHEPILKKASTSLEKGHVVAAICGATVGLARTGLLDSRRHTSNDLEYLKMICPHYIGEKYYEMVPSVTDDNLVTASGIAPLEFAMHVLKVLDVFTPETLDSWFNLYQTHEPKYFFELMNSIK from the coding sequence ATGCATACCAAAAAAGCATATCTTTATGTATTTGATACGATGTCAGACTGGGAGGTTGGTTATTTAATTGCTGAACTAAACTCGGGAAGGTATTTTAAAAAGGGGCTGGCGCCGATAGAGGTGGTTGCTGTTGGTGTTGATAAAAGTCCAGTGACTACCATGGGAGGATTGGAAATATTACCTCACATTTCAGTTGCTGAGTGTATGGTGGAAAGTACGGATGTGTTGATTCTTCCAGGCGGGAATACTTGGATGGAATCCATTCACGAGCCTATATTGAAAAAAGCTTCGACATCTTTGGAAAAAGGTCATGTTGTTGCGGCAATATGTGGTGCAACCGTTGGTCTTGCGAGGACAGGATTGCTAGACTCCAGAAGGCATACAAGCAATGATCTGGAATATTTGAAAATGATTTGTCCTCATTATATTGGAGAAAAATACTATGAAATGGTACCTTCCGTAACGGATGATAATTTAGTTACAGCATCAGGCATAGCTCCGTTGGAATTTGCGATGCATGTATTAAAGGTGCTAGATGTATTTACACCGGAGACTTTAGATTCTTGGTTCAATCTATATCAGACTCATGAACCGAAATACTTCTTCGAGTTAATGAATTCGATCAAATAG
- a CDS encoding expansin EXLX1 family cellulose-binding protein: MNQKSRFQRLKWVGTTLLLGLVLFALPASAAWNDTYKGYATYTGSGYSGGALLLDPIPADMKITALNPYQLNYNGIKAALAGAYLEVQGPKGKTTVYVTDLYPEGASGALDLSPNAFNLIGDPKAGKIDISWKVVKAPVKGNVSYRIKEGSSQWWAAIQVRNHKYPVLKLEVKQKDGTWLNLEKQDYNHFLGTGLGKEKLNIRITDIRGQVVSDTLPALPESGSGGAYIVPGNVQFPD, encoded by the coding sequence ATGAATCAAAAAAGCAGATTTCAACGGTTAAAATGGGTAGGTACCACGTTATTGTTAGGCTTAGTGCTGTTTGCATTGCCGGCATCTGCTGCATGGAATGATACATACAAAGGTTACGCTACTTACACAGGTTCAGGATACTCGGGAGGAGCTCTACTATTAGACCCTATTCCTGCGGACATGAAAATTACGGCACTTAATCCATATCAGCTTAATTATAATGGCATCAAGGCTGCGCTGGCGGGAGCGTATCTGGAGGTGCAAGGTCCCAAAGGCAAAACGACCGTATATGTAACGGATCTGTATCCTGAGGGAGCCAGTGGTGCGCTGGATCTTTCACCAAATGCCTTTAACCTGATCGGGGACCCGAAGGCAGGCAAAATCGATATCAGTTGGAAAGTCGTAAAAGCTCCGGTCAAAGGTAACGTTTCCTATCGGATCAAAGAAGGCAGCAGTCAGTGGTGGGCAGCGATCCAGGTTCGGAATCATAAATATCCGGTGCTGAAGCTCGAAGTGAAGCAAAAGGACGGCACATGGCTCAATCTGGAGAAACAGGACTATAATCATTTCCTGGGAACTGGACTGGGTAAAGAAAAATTGAACATTCGCATCACCGATATTCGCGGGCAGGTAGTGAGTGATACCCTTCCGGCTTTGCCTGAAAGTGGATCGGGTGGAGCCTATATTGTACCGGGTAATGTACAGTTTCCGGATTGA
- a CDS encoding GNAT family N-acetyltransferase, protein MENNIWTGHKVRLRAILPTDWDKFHNNDSDSDCARLCDVINFPRSEEGTKAWAEHQASRGPDGDKIMLAVETLDGVLVGSISSNNCDTRNGTFTYGVAIFREFWRNGYASEAVKILLRYYFEELRYQKVTAHVYAFNQGSLELHERLGFVQEGKLRNMVFTNGQHYDEYLYGLTKSEYSKMKI, encoded by the coding sequence ATGGAAAATAATATTTGGACAGGTCATAAAGTTAGATTACGTGCAATTCTCCCAACTGATTGGGATAAGTTCCACAATAATGATTCTGATTCTGACTGTGCTAGACTTTGCGATGTAATAAATTTCCCAAGATCGGAAGAGGGTACAAAAGCTTGGGCTGAACACCAGGCATCCCGTGGTCCTGATGGGGATAAAATTATGCTCGCGGTCGAGACTTTAGATGGAGTATTAGTGGGAAGCATAAGTTCGAATAACTGTGATACCCGAAATGGAACTTTTACGTACGGTGTTGCTATCTTCAGAGAATTCTGGCGCAATGGTTATGCATCAGAAGCTGTAAAAATATTGTTGCGATATTACTTTGAAGAGTTACGCTATCAGAAAGTTACTGCACATGTTTATGCTTTTAATCAAGGTTCACTAGAACTTCATGAGCGTCTTGGATTTGTCCAAGAAGGGAAACTCAGAAATATGGTATTCACTAATGGACAGCATTACGATGAATATCTATATGGTTTGACTAAAAGTGAGTACTCGAAAATGAAGATATGA